One Phragmites australis chromosome 23, lpPhrAust1.1, whole genome shotgun sequence DNA window includes the following coding sequences:
- the LOC133906520 gene encoding small polypeptide DEVIL 19-like → MEMYMDDKSKLLFKKCSRRSAAAAGEGSPAGLKGRVSSRGQARSVPGRLASLVKEQRARFYIMRRCVTMLVCWRD, encoded by the coding sequence ATGGAGATGTACATGGATGACAAGAGCAAGCTGCTGTTCAAGAAGTGCAGCCGGAggtcagcggcggcggccggcgaggggAGCCCGGCAGGCCTCAAGGGCCGGGTGTCGTCGAGGGGCCAGGCCCGGTCGGTGCCTGGCCGGCTGGCGAGCCTGGTGAAGGAGCAGAGGGCCAGGTTCTACATCATGCGCCGGTGCGTCACCATGCTGGTGTGCTGGAGGGACTAG